The proteins below are encoded in one region of Streptomyces sp. NBC_00490:
- a CDS encoding TetR/AcrR family transcriptional regulator — protein MARYAKEHKQVTRQRIIETAGHRFKQDGIDGSGISTLMSDAGLTNGAFYAHFESKDDLVANVVAGELRAQAEAFSTLRPGRPGLEDLVHQYLSPEHRDHPGLGCPSAALLDEIGRCGDGTKQAYTDGAKAIVDEIAARLTPEDPQSARGTAIGLYTMLVGTLQLARALSDRKFADEVLEQGIGNALALMR, from the coding sequence GTGGCGCGCTACGCCAAGGAGCACAAGCAGGTGACCCGGCAACGGATCATCGAGACCGCCGGCCACCGGTTCAAGCAGGACGGCATCGACGGCTCGGGCATCTCCACCCTGATGTCGGACGCGGGGCTCACCAACGGCGCGTTCTACGCCCACTTCGAGTCCAAGGACGACCTGGTGGCCAACGTCGTCGCAGGCGAACTCCGCGCACAGGCCGAAGCGTTCAGCACACTGCGGCCGGGCCGCCCGGGACTCGAGGACCTCGTTCACCAATACCTGTCACCCGAGCACCGGGACCACCCCGGCCTCGGATGCCCCTCCGCCGCCCTGCTCGACGAGATCGGCCGCTGCGGGGACGGGACCAAGCAGGCCTACACCGACGGCGCGAAGGCCATCGTGGACGAGATCGCCGCCCGCCTGACACCCGAGGACCCGCAGTCCGCCCGCGGCACGGCCATCGGGCTCTACACCATGTTGGTGGGGACTTTGCAGCTGGCCCGCGCCCTCTCCGACCGGAAGTTCGCCGACGAGGTCCTTGAGCAGGGAATCGGGAACGCCCTGGCGTTGATGCGCTGA
- a CDS encoding TetR/AcrR family transcriptional regulator → MRYGNEHKRTTRQRIIETAGRRFKQDGIDASGVSTLMKDAGLTNGAFYTHFTSKDDLVATTVADQLQAQSASIVTQAAPGHAGLEQIVRWYLSARHRDSPGDGCPSAALLDEIARCTDQTKQAYTDGVLLVIDGIAARMAPGDPLTVRTRTLSAYAMMAGTLQLSRALADRQLSDDLLEQGIRNALTLLGVEQEHVGTTD, encoded by the coding sequence GTGCGATACGGGAACGAGCACAAGCGGACGACCAGGCAGCGGATCATCGAAACGGCCGGCCGCCGGTTCAAGCAGGACGGCATCGACGCGTCGGGCGTCTCGACGCTCATGAAGGACGCGGGGCTGACCAACGGCGCCTTCTACACGCACTTCACATCGAAGGACGACCTCGTGGCCACCACGGTCGCCGACCAGCTACAGGCGCAGAGCGCGAGCATCGTCACGCAGGCGGCACCCGGTCACGCCGGGCTCGAACAGATAGTGCGCTGGTACCTGTCCGCCCGGCATCGCGACAGCCCCGGCGACGGCTGCCCCTCCGCAGCCCTGCTCGACGAGATCGCGCGCTGCACGGACCAGACCAAACAGGCTTACACCGACGGCGTACTGCTGGTCATCGACGGCATCGCCGCCCGCATGGCACCCGGCGACCCGCTCACGGTCCGCACCAGAACGCTCAGCGCCTACGCCATGATGGCCGGGACGCTGCAGCTCTCCCGAGCCCTCGCCGACCGGCAGCTCTCCGATGACCTCCTCGAACAGGGCATCCGCAACGCCCTCACATTGCTGGGCGTCGAACAAGAGCACGTCGGCACCACGGACTGA
- a CDS encoding NADP-dependent oxidoreductase, producing MRAFTVERYGDKAGVRAGEVPDPEVGADDVLVLIRAASINPLDRMIRDGEMKTILPYQLPFVLGNDLAGVVVEVGAGVTRYAVGDEVFARPDKDRIGTFAELIAVHQDDVAPKPATLTMEEAASLPLVALTSWQALVERADVQPGQRVLIHAGSGGLGTIAIQLAKQLGAHVATTTSTANVDLVKSLGADVVVDYKKQAFETVLHDYDLVLDSLGGETLEKSLDVLKPGGKVISVAGPPDAALARELGANPIIRLAMSALSYRTRRRARQRNVSYSFLFMKASGAQLRELTPLIESGRIQPVVDTVFPFESTHEALAYAEAGRAKAGKVVVRMT from the coding sequence ATGAGGGCCTTCACGGTAGAGCGCTACGGCGACAAGGCCGGCGTGCGTGCCGGCGAGGTGCCGGATCCGGAGGTGGGCGCGGACGACGTGCTGGTCCTGATCCGGGCCGCGAGCATCAACCCGCTCGACCGCATGATCCGGGACGGCGAGATGAAGACGATCCTGCCGTACCAACTTCCGTTCGTCCTCGGCAACGACCTTGCCGGTGTAGTGGTCGAAGTGGGCGCGGGCGTCACCCGGTACGCAGTCGGCGACGAGGTCTTCGCACGCCCCGACAAGGACCGGATCGGCACCTTCGCCGAACTCATCGCCGTGCACCAGGACGACGTGGCGCCCAAGCCGGCCACGCTGACCATGGAAGAAGCCGCGTCCCTCCCGCTGGTCGCCCTGACCTCGTGGCAGGCGCTGGTCGAGCGGGCGGACGTTCAGCCGGGGCAGAGAGTCCTGATCCACGCGGGTTCCGGTGGCCTGGGCACCATCGCCATCCAGTTGGCGAAGCAGTTGGGCGCACACGTGGCGACCACTACGAGCACGGCCAACGTCGACCTGGTGAAGAGTCTCGGCGCGGATGTCGTCGTCGACTACAAGAAGCAGGCGTTCGAGACGGTGCTGCACGACTATGACCTGGTCCTGGACTCGCTCGGCGGCGAGACGCTCGAGAAGTCCCTGGACGTCCTCAAGCCCGGCGGGAAGGTCATCAGTGTCGCGGGCCCTCCCGACGCCGCCCTCGCCAGGGAACTGGGGGCGAACCCGATCATCCGGCTGGCGATGTCCGCACTGAGTTACCGCACGCGGCGACGCGCCCGGCAGCGCAACGTTTCGTACTCGTTCCTCTTCATGAAGGCCAGCGGCGCCCAACTGCGCGAGCTGACCCCCCTCATCGAGTCCGGCAGGATCCAGCCCGTCGTCGACACCGTGTTCCCGTTCGAGTCGACCCACGAAGCACTCGCGTACGCCGAAGCGGGGCGCGCGAAGGCCGGCAAGGTCGTCGTCAGGATGACGTGA
- a CDS encoding alpha/beta fold hydrolase, with translation MTTPRNSPSPSTSSYTNAPTRSVSVRGADFVYRELGPEEGVPLVLLIHLAGVLDDWDPRVVDGLAAQRRVITFGNRGVGGSSGSTPATVEEMAHDAVLFIRALGFDQVDVFGLSMGGFIAQVVAEREPHLVRKVILAGTGPAGGPGIDKVPALTVQATLKGALTRKDPKLSLFFTETAGGKQAGRAVLERLKERTRNRDKSVSPTSIRAQLKAVKRWGRQAPSDLSKIHQPVLVAHGADDRMVPSRNTLDLAARLPRGELVPLFPDAGHGAVFQYRDEFVARALDFLAS, from the coding sequence ATGACCACACCACGGAATTCCCCGTCCCCCTCGACGTCGTCCTACACGAACGCGCCGACGCGTTCCGTGTCCGTTCGCGGCGCGGACTTCGTCTACCGGGAGCTCGGGCCGGAGGAGGGTGTGCCACTGGTCCTCCTGATCCACCTGGCCGGGGTCCTGGACGACTGGGACCCGCGCGTCGTTGACGGACTCGCCGCGCAGCGTCGCGTCATCACCTTCGGCAACCGCGGTGTGGGCGGTTCGAGCGGCTCCACGCCGGCCACCGTCGAGGAGATGGCGCACGACGCTGTGCTGTTCATCCGAGCCCTCGGGTTCGACCAGGTCGATGTGTTCGGCCTGTCGATGGGCGGCTTCATCGCCCAGGTCGTCGCGGAAAGGGAACCGCACCTCGTCCGCAAGGTCATCCTCGCCGGCACGGGGCCCGCCGGGGGCCCCGGCATCGACAAGGTCCCGGCACTCACCGTCCAGGCCACACTCAAGGGCGCCCTGACCCGCAAGGACCCCAAACTCTCCCTCTTCTTCACCGAGACCGCAGGCGGCAAGCAGGCTGGACGAGCCGTCCTGGAACGGCTGAAGGAGCGCACGCGGAACCGCGACAAATCCGTCTCACCGACGTCGATCCGCGCCCAGTTGAAGGCCGTCAAACGCTGGGGCCGCCAGGCGCCGTCGGACCTGTCGAAGATTCACCAACCGGTCCTCGTGGCACACGGTGCGGACGACCGGATGGTGCCCAGCCGGAACACACTCGACCTGGCGGCACGCCTCCCCCGGGGCGAGCTCGTCCCTCTTTTCCCGGATGCCGGACACGGAGCTGTCTTCCAGTACCGCGATGAGTTCGTGGCACGCGCGCTCGACTTCCTCGCCTCTTGA
- a CDS encoding alpha/beta fold hydrolase, translated as MNDSQDVRGDIVTSYKNAPTRTLAAGGVTFAYRELGPRSDVPVVFLTHLAAVLDNWDPRVVDGIAAKRRVITFDNRGVGASSGSTPRTIAAMAKDAVTFIRALGFEQVDLHGFSMGGMVAQVIAQTDPGLVRKLILTGTGPAGGEGIKNVTWLSHLDTVRGLFTLQDPKQFLFFTRTTGGRRAGKEFLGRLKERTQGRDKAISPISYSNQLKAIHRWGLERPQDLSVIRQPVLVANGESDRMVPSQNSHDLARRLPNGELVIYPDAGHGGIFQFHQQFVETALEFLERQ; from the coding sequence GTGAATGACTCACAAGACGTACGAGGCGACATCGTGACCTCGTACAAGAACGCACCGACCCGCACCCTCGCCGCCGGGGGAGTGACCTTCGCCTATCGCGAGCTCGGTCCCCGGTCCGACGTCCCGGTGGTCTTTCTCACCCACCTCGCCGCGGTGCTCGACAACTGGGATCCCCGTGTCGTCGACGGCATCGCCGCCAAGCGCCGGGTCATCACGTTCGACAACAGGGGTGTGGGCGCTTCCTCCGGTTCGACGCCGCGCACCATCGCGGCGATGGCGAAGGATGCCGTCACCTTCATCCGGGCCCTCGGGTTCGAGCAGGTCGATCTCCATGGCTTCTCGATGGGCGGCATGGTCGCCCAGGTGATCGCGCAGACCGATCCCGGTCTCGTCCGCAAGCTGATCCTCACGGGTACAGGTCCCGCCGGAGGTGAGGGCATCAAGAACGTGACCTGGCTGTCCCATCTCGACACCGTGCGAGGGCTGTTCACCCTTCAGGACCCGAAGCAGTTCCTGTTCTTCACCCGCACCACGGGCGGACGCCGGGCCGGAAAGGAGTTCCTGGGCCGGCTCAAGGAGCGCACCCAGGGCCGGGACAAGGCGATCTCCCCCATCTCGTACAGCAATCAGCTGAAGGCCATCCATCGCTGGGGGCTGGAGCGGCCCCAGGATCTCTCCGTCATCCGGCAGCCTGTGCTGGTCGCGAACGGCGAGAGCGACCGGATGGTTCCGTCGCAGAACTCACACGACCTGGCGCGGCGGCTGCCCAACGGCGAGTTGGTGATCTACCCCGACGCCGGGCACGGAGGCATCTTCCAGTTCCACCAGCAGTTCGTGGAGACGGCTCTCGAGTTCCTCGAGCGGCAGTAG
- a CDS encoding alpha/beta fold hydrolase, translating into MSTYLADKVEDLTVEGPSARFTYRRTGPRGGVPLVLLNRFRGTIDWWDPEFLDYLAADHDVILFDNVGVGYTDGEPRDSLDGFAEGAIEFIDALGLTQADLLGWSLGGIVAQRVAVRRPDLVRKLVVAGSGPAGWVPDAPAFSEKVLGIMAKPDADLEDMLYLFYPETDRARAAGHEHFAHVSTRLAGGGPAVSEAAALGMLTAAATLLAAPFDQVVAELEAIKQPVLYANGLDDVMIPAHNSYVAVQHLADATLVLYTGAGHAFLFQYAKAFTKQVADFLAA; encoded by the coding sequence ATGAGTACGTATCTGGCAGACAAGGTCGAGGACCTCACCGTCGAGGGTCCCTCCGCACGGTTCACCTACCGGCGGACGGGTCCGCGGGGCGGTGTCCCTCTGGTCCTGCTGAACCGCTTCCGCGGCACCATCGACTGGTGGGACCCGGAGTTCCTGGACTACCTGGCCGCCGACCATGACGTGATCCTGTTCGACAACGTCGGAGTCGGCTACACCGACGGCGAGCCGCGCGACTCCCTCGACGGATTCGCCGAGGGTGCCATCGAGTTCATCGACGCACTCGGCCTCACGCAGGCCGACCTGCTCGGCTGGTCCCTGGGCGGCATCGTCGCCCAGCGTGTGGCCGTACGGCGCCCCGATCTGGTGCGCAAGCTCGTCGTGGCGGGCAGCGGCCCGGCCGGCTGGGTGCCTGACGCCCCGGCCTTCAGCGAGAAGGTTCTCGGCATCATGGCCAAGCCCGATGCCGACCTGGAGGACATGCTGTACCTGTTCTATCCCGAGACGGACAGGGCCCGTGCCGCTGGGCACGAACACTTCGCTCACGTCTCGACGCGGCTCGCAGGTGGCGGTCCCGCCGTCTCCGAGGCGGCGGCCCTGGGCATGCTCACCGCGGCGGCGACCCTCCTGGCGGCCCCCTTCGACCAGGTGGTCGCGGAACTGGAGGCCATCAAGCAGCCGGTTCTCTATGCCAACGGTCTCGACGACGTGATGATCCCCGCGCACAACTCGTATGTCGCGGTCCAGCACCTCGCGGACGCGACACTCGTGCTCTACACCGGCGCCGGCCACGCGTTCCTGTTCCAGTACGCCAAGGCCTTCACCAAGCAGGTGGCCGACTTCCTCGCCGCCTGA
- a CDS encoding nuclear transport factor 2 family protein translates to MTISSTTESAAVLTAMYAAEAEYLAAGGPGEASFELLAPFFAPDVELHQADALPYGGTWRGHDGMARFFLMMGEVWESFDMVQREFLAHGETAVVLTQVRARARATGRELTFPILQAITVKGGRITEVRPFYWDTRAIADACALPTPTD, encoded by the coding sequence ATGACGATCTCATCCACCACCGAGTCGGCAGCAGTTCTCACCGCCATGTACGCGGCTGAGGCGGAGTACCTGGCGGCGGGAGGCCCTGGCGAGGCTTCGTTCGAGCTGCTCGCCCCCTTCTTCGCGCCGGATGTCGAACTGCATCAAGCGGACGCTCTTCCCTACGGCGGCACTTGGCGCGGGCACGACGGCATGGCGAGGTTCTTCCTCATGATGGGGGAGGTGTGGGAGTCGTTCGACATGGTGCAGCGGGAGTTTCTTGCCCACGGTGAGACTGCCGTCGTGCTCACACAGGTCCGTGCTCGCGCCCGCGCGACCGGCCGTGAACTCACCTTCCCCATTCTGCAAGCGATCACGGTCAAGGGCGGGCGGATCACCGAGGTCCGTCCGTTCTACTGGGATACGCGAGCGATCGCCGACGCCTGCGCCCTGCCGACACCGACAGACTGA